Proteins encoded together in one Candidatus Peregrinibacteria bacterium window:
- the pgl gene encoding 6-phosphogluconolactonase, with product MEILKGKKEDLEKKAADLVIAQIESLDAVVLGLVGGNSVTGVYSKLFEADINWSKVHIFMVDERCVPVTSEESNFKGIYEKFLRELVATGKLPEENIHPFHFDEIHEENCVTEYNEEFKKIKSQNGLFEPRNEPKSLHVQTFDIVILSAGEDGHIGSLFPNHASINDESDGFIAVNDSPKAPSKRISASRKMLENSDMGILLFFGENKREAFENFQDDKLPVIDCPAKLVTQMKEAYIVADLNYL from the coding sequence ATGGAAATATTAAAAGGTAAAAAAGAGGATCTTGAGAAAAAAGCTGCTGATTTAGTTATTGCTCAAATTGAGTCTTTGGATGCGGTAGTTCTTGGCTTGGTTGGTGGTAACTCTGTTACTGGTGTGTATTCTAAACTTTTTGAAGCAGATATAAATTGGTCAAAAGTTCATATTTTTATGGTGGATGAAAGGTGCGTCCCTGTCACTTCCGAGGAAAGTAATTTTAAAGGAATTTACGAGAAATTTCTTAGGGAATTAGTTGCGACTGGTAAACTACCAGAAGAAAATATACATCCATTTCACTTTGATGAAATTCATGAAGAAAATTGCGTAACTGAATATAATGAGGAATTTAAAAAGATAAAAAGTCAAAACGGCTTGTTTGAGCCGAGAAATGAGCCGAAAAGTCTGCACGTGCAGACTTTTGATATCGTAATTTTGAGTGCAGGTGAGGATGGGCACATAGGCTCACTTTTTCCAAATCATGCCTCTATAAATGATGAAAGCGATGGGTTTATTGCTGTGAATGATTCGCCGAAGGCGCCGAGCAAACGTATAAGCGCATCAAGAAAAATGCTCGAAAACTCAGATATGGGAATTTTATTATTCTTCGGGGAAAATAAACGCGAAGCTTTTGAAAACTTCCAAGATGACAAACTCCCCGTAATAGATTGCCCTGCAAAACTCGTAACACAAATGAAGGAAGCCTACATCGTTGCCGACCTTAATTACTTGTAA
- a CDS encoding N-formylglutamate amidohydrolase: MYPIIITVPHASSQISDPKILERLALNEYEIFKFSDPFTGDLADFTCASFKHAAGVHRLVCDLNRAPNIHDAFHSHDFFGRKVFKDGFEFTVEEKKINLEKYWWPFHNEIIDSIFKLEEEDNSVILLVDLHNTSGDHPIGATGKYMPSVIISNLGKGTEGQEEGSSLCSIPMKHLSFFKEHISKKLHVEVDMNTIYKGGYNIIWTKQLREELKLNAKLYAVQIEYNLDYVFNPISKKIDRDAMHIMYRAFNSAIQELYERLWSEENKVVIETVGVPTKKTAK; this comes from the coding sequence ATGTACCCAATCATAATTACAGTACCGCATGCGAGTTCGCAGATAAGCGATCCGAAGATTTTGGAGAGACTCGCACTAAATGAATACGAAATTTTTAAGTTTAGTGACCCATTTACGGGGGATTTAGCGGATTTTACATGCGCTTCTTTTAAGCACGCCGCAGGCGTGCACCGGCTAGTTTGCGACTTGAATCGTGCACCAAATATTCATGATGCATTTCATTCTCATGATTTTTTTGGACGCAAAGTTTTTAAAGACGGTTTTGAATTTACTGTAGAGGAAAAGAAAATTAATTTAGAAAAATACTGGTGGCCGTTTCACAATGAGATCATAGATTCTATTTTTAAACTCGAAGAAGAAGATAATAGCGTCATCCTACTTGTAGATTTACACAATACCTCTGGTGACCACCCGATAGGCGCAACCGGTAAATACATGCCAAGTGTGATTATTTCAAATTTGGGCAAAGGCACTGAAGGGCAGGAAGAAGGCAGTTCACTTTGTTCGATTCCTATGAAACATCTATCTTTTTTCAAAGAGCATATTTCAAAAAAACTTCATGTAGAAGTTGATATGAATACAATTTACAAAGGCGGATACAATATAATCTGGACCAAACAACTCCGTGAAGAACTTAAATTAAATGCCAAACTCTATGCCGTACAAATCGAGTACAATCTAGATTATGTATTCAATCCAATTAGCAAAAAAATTGACCGCGACGCCATGCATATAATGTACCGTGCATTTAATTCTGCTATACAAGAGCTATATGAACGACTTTGGTCAGAGGAAAACAAAGTTGTAATCGAAACGGTTGGCGTACCTACAAAAAAGACTGCGAAATAA
- the lexA gene encoding transcriptional repressor LexA, whose translation MEELTKKQKAVLDYIEEYQYSFGKSPTFKEMRENFNVSSDNSILKHLNGLKKKGYLMKDPTPRGIKMLSSVRETMEQGMETAKLELLGMIPAGGPALAEEHVIDHINVDKRFVPHPEKSFMLKVTGESMIDAGIYEGDLVVASQQKAAKVGDIVVALIDGENTIKRLVKENDKFFLKAENAEYNDIYALSELKVQGVVVALIRSYR comes from the coding sequence ATGGAAGAGCTCACAAAAAAACAGAAGGCCGTACTGGACTATATAGAAGAATATCAGTATAGCTTCGGTAAGTCCCCTACGTTCAAAGAAATGCGTGAGAATTTTAATGTTTCGTCTGATAATAGTATTCTTAAGCATTTAAATGGTCTCAAGAAAAAGGGGTACCTTATGAAAGATCCAACTCCTCGTGGTATTAAGATGTTATCTTCTGTCCGTGAAACTATGGAGCAAGGCATGGAGACGGCAAAGCTGGAATTGCTTGGCATGATACCTGCTGGTGGACCTGCCCTTGCTGAAGAGCATGTAATTGATCACATCAATGTAGATAAGCGGTTCGTTCCACATCCAGAGAAATCTTTTATGTTAAAAGTTACCGGAGAGAGCATGATTGATGCCGGTATATACGAGGGAGATCTAGTGGTCGCAAGTCAGCAAAAGGCGGCGAAGGTTGGCGATATCGTAGTCGCACTCATCGATGGTGAAAATACTATCAAGAGACTAGTCAAGGAGAATGATAAATTTTTCTTAAAAGCAGAAAATGCTGAATACAACGACATATACGCGCTATCTGAATTGAAGGTTCAAGGTGTAGTCGTAGCACTTATCAGGTCGTATAGATAA
- a CDS encoding NYN domain-containing protein, with protein MPNNQKFNYAFIDGQNLYRGTKKLGWELDYKKLRIYLQEKYHVRKAFMFVGYIKTNESLYEFLRKTGYQLIFKPITITKEGKVKGNVDVDLTVHTLINIVDYNRAIIISGDGDFYALLQHLISRNKLQNIMLPNKNECSWMLKRFRKYFVEMNDLQSKLKYKKSASEF; from the coding sequence ATGCCAAATAATCAGAAATTTAATTATGCCTTTATAGATGGACAAAATCTATATCGTGGCACAAAAAAACTAGGCTGGGAACTTGATTACAAGAAATTACGGATATATTTACAAGAAAAATACCATGTACGCAAAGCTTTTATGTTCGTAGGCTATATAAAGACAAATGAATCACTTTATGAATTCCTCCGCAAAACAGGGTATCAACTCATCTTCAAACCAATTACCATCACGAAAGAAGGGAAGGTTAAAGGCAATGTGGATGTTGATTTAACTGTACATACACTCATAAATATAGTGGATTACAATCGAGCAATCATTATCAGTGGAGATGGCGACTTTTACGCCCTACTCCAACATCTTATATCAAGAAATAAACTACAAAATATCATGCTTCCCAATAAAAACGAATGCTCTTGGATGCTTAAAAGATTTAGAAAATACTTTGTGGAAATGAACGATTTACAAAGTAAACTAAAGTATAAAAAAAGCGCTTCCGAGTTCTAG
- the mutS gene encoding DNA mismatch repair protein MutS, whose product MTEKKLTPMMKQYLEIKAQNKNAILWFRLGDFYEMFGEDAIIASKILGITLTARGKGGDNEVPMCGVPYHAAEGYIAKLTKAGKNVAICEQLTTPALAGQSEKSIVERGVVRIITPGTTLNDAVLDERGNNYIVSIVPENYLRGNNEFDTPSQNFALAVCDVTTGEFGIVKVKRNKLNEELMRIQPAEIVLDEDSEIADIIYDGQINISYFSTIRGKRDVLINHFRVKNLEGFGLEKEELLTEAAGLLIEYLKETQKTNLSHINSLRTYSVDNSMTLDETTIRNLELIFTLRDSDREGSLLNVIDKTSTAMGARRLRNWLLRPLQDKECIEKRLNGVKEIFENVTLKSEIRNILKEVNDIERLLGKISLNSCAPRDIAALSQSLGKITHLKEWITETQSEVLQEINGGLSNHSELVAHIDSSLLDELPATLKDGGVIASGCNAEIDELREISRNVKNILVELATRESARTGIGSLKVKFNNVFGYYIEISNANKHLVPEDYIRKQTLVNAERYITPELKELEEKILGAEEKIILIERQLFEELRQRILQDTEAIQRTAYMVGCLDALTSFAIIAKERNYVCPEIIETENIDSDEQIVNALEIIDGRHPVIESLSFENSFVPNDTFLSEDENYIMLITGPNMAGKSTYLRQVALITLLAHIGSFVPARSARIPLTDRIFTRVGASDNLAKGQSTFMVEMQEAANILNNATKKSLIILDEIGRGTSTYDGVSIAWAILEYVHDQIKAKTLFATHYHELIAVADKLENACNWSVQVAEIDNNVQDQPEKKIVFLHKVLPGGVDRSYGIEVARLAGLPRDIINRANNIMETLEKGVVEKGIQNSLKRERVSDTQQDLFTPITHKQEVSKIPEHLERTHAALQNIDPMNMTPMEALAKLEELKKMQNE is encoded by the coding sequence ATGACAGAAAAAAAACTTACACCGATGATGAAACAATATCTGGAAATAAAAGCCCAGAATAAAAATGCTATTCTTTGGTTTAGGCTTGGGGATTTTTATGAGATGTTTGGAGAGGATGCGATTATAGCTTCAAAGATACTTGGTATAACACTAACGGCTCGTGGCAAAGGTGGAGACAATGAAGTTCCTATGTGCGGGGTCCCATATCATGCTGCTGAAGGATATATAGCAAAACTTACAAAAGCCGGAAAAAATGTTGCGATTTGTGAGCAGTTAACCACTCCCGCTTTAGCGGGACAAAGTGAGAAAAGTATTGTTGAGAGAGGGGTGGTCAGGATCATAACTCCCGGTACAACTTTAAATGATGCAGTTTTGGATGAACGTGGAAATAATTATATAGTTTCGATTGTTCCTGAAAATTATCTACGTGGTAATAATGAATTTGATACACCGTCGCAAAATTTTGCATTGGCTGTTTGTGATGTTACTACGGGTGAATTTGGAATTGTAAAAGTGAAGAGGAATAAATTGAATGAAGAATTGATGCGTATTCAGCCGGCTGAGATTGTGCTCGATGAAGATAGCGAAATTGCAGACATAATATATGATGGGCAAATTAATATTTCATATTTCTCAACTATTCGAGGTAAGCGAGATGTATTGATAAATCATTTTAGAGTAAAAAATCTCGAAGGATTTGGGCTTGAAAAAGAAGAGCTTTTGACCGAGGCGGCAGGGCTTTTGATTGAATATTTAAAAGAAACTCAAAAGACGAATTTATCTCATATAAATTCTCTTCGTACGTATTCAGTGGACAATTCTATGACTTTGGATGAGACGACCATAAGAAATCTTGAGTTGATTTTTACTTTGCGTGATTCGGACAGAGAAGGCTCACTTTTAAATGTGATTGATAAAACTTCAACTGCAATGGGCGCGAGAAGACTTAGGAATTGGTTGCTTCGACCATTACAAGATAAGGAGTGTATAGAGAAAAGATTGAATGGTGTAAAAGAGATTTTTGAAAATGTGACTCTCAAATCAGAAATTCGAAATATTTTGAAAGAGGTGAATGATATAGAAAGATTGCTTGGAAAAATTTCTTTGAATTCATGTGCGCCGCGAGATATCGCGGCGCTATCTCAGTCGCTCGGAAAAATCACGCATCTAAAAGAATGGATAACAGAAACTCAGAGTGAGGTTCTGCAAGAAATAAATGGAGGGCTTAGTAATCATAGTGAACTTGTTGCACATATTGATTCTTCACTTCTTGATGAGCTACCTGCGACGCTCAAAGATGGTGGGGTTATAGCAAGTGGTTGCAACGCAGAGATAGATGAGCTCCGAGAGATTTCAAGAAATGTGAAGAATATATTAGTTGAATTGGCCACGCGCGAAAGCGCGCGGACAGGTATTGGTTCGCTAAAAGTGAAATTCAATAACGTATTCGGATATTACATAGAAATCTCAAATGCAAACAAACATCTTGTACCGGAAGATTATATTCGCAAACAAACTTTGGTAAATGCCGAGCGTTATATCACACCTGAATTAAAAGAACTCGAAGAAAAAATACTTGGCGCAGAGGAGAAAATAATTTTAATCGAAAGACAATTGTTTGAAGAATTGCGTCAGCGTATTTTGCAAGACACCGAGGCGATCCAACGTACTGCATACATGGTCGGATGTCTGGATGCGTTAACGAGTTTCGCAATTATTGCAAAAGAAAGAAATTACGTTTGTCCCGAAATTATTGAAACAGAAAATATTGATAGTGATGAACAAATTGTAAATGCTTTGGAAATTATAGATGGTCGTCATCCCGTTATTGAGAGTTTAAGTTTTGAAAATTCGTTCGTGCCTAATGATACTTTTTTATCAGAGGATGAAAATTACATCATGCTGATAACAGGTCCAAACATGGCCGGTAAATCAACTTACCTTCGGCAAGTTGCATTGATAACTTTGCTCGCACATATAGGCTCTTTTGTACCGGCGAGATCGGCGCGTATCCCACTTACGGATAGGATTTTTACTAGAGTTGGGGCTTCTGATAATCTTGCAAAAGGTCAAAGTACGTTTATGGTCGAGATGCAAGAAGCCGCAAATATTCTTAACAATGCAACGAAAAAAAGTTTGATAATTTTGGATGAAATCGGGCGCGGGACTTCAACATACGATGGGGTAAGTATAGCTTGGGCAATCCTTGAATACGTTCATGATCAGATTAAAGCAAAGACTTTATTTGCCACTCATTATCATGAATTAATAGCGGTCGCTGACAAGTTAGAGAACGCTTGTAATTGGTCGGTTCAAGTTGCGGAAATTGATAATAATGTTCAAGATCAGCCGGAAAAAAAGATCGTTTTTCTTCACAAAGTTTTACCGGGTGGAGTTGATAGATCTTACGGAATCGAGGTCGCCCGGCTAGCCGGCCTCCCTCGCGACATCATAAACCGCGCAAATAATATAATGGAAACTTTGGAAAAAGGAGTTGTCGAAAAAGGAATCCAAAATTCTTTGAAACGTGAGCGCGTGTCTGACACACAACAAGATTTATTTACGCCAATTACTCATAAGCAAGAAGTATCTAAGATCCCGGAACATCTGGAGCGCACACATGCCGCTCTACAAAACATAGACCCAATGAACATGACTCCGATGGAAGCTCTGGCGAAATTAGAAGAACTTAAAAAAATGCAAAATGAATAA
- the mutL gene encoding DNA mismatch repair endonuclease MutL, which translates to MNKIHILPDNLVNQIAAGEVVERPSSVVKELIENSIDANASTITVEVEAGGKKLIRITDDGYGISPEDLPFAFERHATSKIGTEEDLVKISTMGFRGEAIASIGSVAKMSIASRTYSNTGSILVCEGGNLTDIEPYGMPEGTRVTVRNLFFNTPARMKFMKTDQTEFNYITQYVTEVALIHPQLHLKLVHDGRLIAEYTPAANSLERMTQVFGNTIAKELLTIQYLADDLKISGFIGKPGIARSSRSSQYLFVNNRPVKNATVSAAVQKAFHSLLPHGKFPFFVININLPFEKVDVNVHPRKLEVRFLYQSELFQVVTASVKKALETNSLSPEFSGEVRSYWKTEKLFSTSNASDKPTQASVNAALKFTETMLDYDTLQKPRMHQPIIHHYEENDTIQTTKTSLTPICQIANSYILAHGEEGLVIIDQHAAHERVLYNYFLKRAQDRQDTQNNNGNSDVETQRLLVPIDLELSISEVQLLEQNLDMLSGIGFEIEPFGGNIFHVHAVPTALIKSDIQKVILEVIDDLKNNDPKKLKEPQHAAICYMACRGAIKFGDPLTPEEMISLIRQMDEQDQKYTCPHGRPTMLNLTFAELEKRFGRK; encoded by the coding sequence ATGAATAAAATCCACATCCTTCCGGATAATCTGGTAAATCAAATAGCGGCAGGCGAGGTCGTGGAACGACCGAGCTCAGTTGTGAAAGAGCTTATTGAAAATAGCATAGACGCAAATGCGTCTACTATAACTGTGGAAGTGGAAGCCGGAGGAAAAAAACTAATTAGAATAACGGACGACGGATACGGTATTTCTCCTGAAGATTTACCATTTGCATTTGAGAGGCATGCTACAAGCAAGATCGGAACTGAGGAAGACTTAGTAAAGATTTCAACTATGGGTTTTCGTGGAGAAGCTATCGCGAGTATTGGTTCGGTTGCCAAAATGTCAATCGCATCACGTACTTATTCTAACACCGGTAGTATTCTTGTATGTGAAGGTGGGAATTTAACGGATATAGAGCCTTACGGAATGCCGGAAGGTACGAGGGTTACTGTGAGGAATCTTTTTTTCAATACGCCTGCTCGTATGAAATTTATGAAGACCGATCAAACTGAATTCAATTACATTACTCAATATGTAACAGAGGTCGCACTAATTCACCCACAACTACATCTCAAGCTTGTGCATGATGGTCGGCTAATAGCTGAATACACTCCGGCCGCAAATTCACTTGAACGTATGACACAGGTTTTTGGGAATACGATTGCAAAAGAACTTTTGACTATCCAGTACCTTGCAGATGACCTTAAGATTTCCGGATTTATCGGTAAACCCGGGATTGCTCGATCAAGTAGGAGTAGCCAGTATTTATTTGTAAACAATCGTCCGGTAAAAAACGCAACAGTTTCTGCAGCAGTGCAGAAGGCTTTTCATTCACTTTTGCCACATGGAAAATTCCCATTTTTTGTAATTAATATAAATCTTCCTTTTGAAAAAGTTGATGTAAATGTCCATCCGCGAAAACTTGAAGTTAGATTTTTATATCAAAGTGAACTTTTCCAAGTCGTCACTGCCTCAGTCAAAAAAGCACTTGAAACAAATTCACTTTCACCGGAATTTTCCGGAGAAGTTAGAAGTTATTGGAAGACAGAGAAGCTATTTTCCACTTCGAATGCTTCAGATAAACCGACTCAAGCTTCTGTGAACGCTGCACTTAAATTTACTGAAACAATGCTTGATTATGACACGCTACAAAAACCAAGAATGCATCAGCCAATTATTCATCACTACGAAGAGAATGATACAATCCAAACCACAAAAACTTCTCTTACTCCAATTTGCCAGATTGCAAATAGTTATATTCTTGCTCATGGGGAGGAGGGGCTCGTTATCATAGATCAGCATGCTGCGCATGAAAGAGTTTTGTATAATTATTTTTTGAAGCGAGCGCAGGATCGACAAGATACACAAAACAATAACGGAAATTCAGACGTTGAAACTCAAAGACTTTTAGTTCCGATAGATCTTGAACTTTCTATAAGTGAAGTCCAATTGCTTGAACAAAATCTCGATATGCTATCCGGCATTGGTTTTGAAATCGAGCCATTCGGTGGGAATATTTTCCATGTGCACGCAGTGCCAACCGCACTTATAAAATCCGATATACAAAAAGTGATTCTCGAAGTGATAGATGACCTCAAAAATAATGACCCGAAAAAACTTAAAGAACCTCAGCATGCAGCTATTTGCTACATGGCCTGCCGTGGTGCCATCAAATTCGGTGATCCATTAACACCTGAAGAGATGATTTCACTTATTCGCCAAATGGACGAACAAGACCAAAAATACACCTGTCCCCACGGCCGTCCCACAATGCTTAACTTAACCTTCGCAGAACTTGAGAAAAGATTTGGAAGGAAGTAG
- the uvrA gene encoding excinuclease ABC subunit UvrA — translation MGNQQIIVKGARIHNLKNIDVEIPRDKLTVITGLSGSGKSSLAFDTIYAEGQRRYVESLSTYARQFLGLMDKPEVDSIEGLSPAISIDQKTASRNPRSTVGTVTEIYDYLRLLYAKIGRPHCPECNESLSKQSSSQIVEFVADMKEAVKLLLLAPLVRGRKGMHEHIFEKAKKSGFVRIRIDGDVYNILELPEIDKNKKHNIEIVVDRLVVKNFKKTYQKLSTGEKIETPNPERSRLADSIETTLKFGEGTMLVQDNDTKEEWLFSENFACPNHAEVSLPEIAPRNFSFNSPHGACETCHGLGTKLEIDPLLVIPNTKLTLAEGAIQPWAATTSHLTWYNRILAAVAAKKGFSINSPINKLNDEQIELVLNGTGDEEYKVSVEQSINSSVGQYKTKYEGVIPNLERRYRETDSDYVRRKLEEYMRILPCPSCKGKRLKAEILSITVENNSIIDFTELSVDASREFFKKMKLTTSEKIIADPIVKEVLDRLSFLENVGLSYLTLNRTANTLSGGEAQRIRLATQIGSRLQGVLYVLDEPSIGLHQNDNEKLIKTLVGLRDIGNTVIVVEHDIDTMLSADYLLDIGPGAGKHGGEVVAAGTPAEVMKNKNSVTGEYLSGKKEIPIPKKRRKGNGHFLEILGARENNLNNVNVRLPLGTFIGISGVSGSGKSSLINGILVKSLSSKLNGAKTTSGDHDEIKGVEHLDKIINIDQSPIGRTPRSNPATYTSIFSDIRELFTSMPESKLRGYKSGRFSFNVKGGRCESCEGDGVKKIEMHFLPDVYVPCEVCRGKRYNDQTLEVTYRGRNIAEVLDMTVDEALEFFAAIPAVKKKLTTLSEVGLGYIHLGQPATQLSGGEAQRIKLATELSKRATGQTFYVLDEPTTGLHFDDVAKLLQVLERLVEKGNTVLTIEHNLDVIKSVDYIVDLGPEGGAHGGDIVATGTPEEIAAQSKTSLTGKWLKKIGL, via the coding sequence ATGGGAAATCAGCAAATCATTGTAAAGGGAGCGAGGATCCACAATCTTAAAAATATAGATGTTGAAATCCCTAGAGATAAACTAACAGTTATCACCGGATTATCCGGTTCCGGTAAATCTTCACTCGCATTTGATACGATTTATGCGGAAGGCCAAAGAAGATATGTAGAAAGCTTATCAACTTATGCCAGGCAGTTTTTGGGGCTGATGGATAAGCCTGAAGTTGACTCTATAGAAGGACTTTCTCCGGCTATTTCGATAGATCAAAAAACTGCCTCTAGAAATCCCAGGTCTACAGTTGGAACAGTTACAGAGATATATGATTACCTTCGACTTCTTTATGCTAAAATCGGAAGACCACATTGTCCGGAATGTAATGAATCGCTATCCAAGCAATCATCAAGTCAGATTGTAGAATTTGTCGCTGATATGAAAGAAGCGGTGAAGCTATTGCTACTTGCGCCATTGGTTCGAGGACGCAAAGGAATGCATGAGCATATTTTTGAGAAAGCAAAAAAGAGTGGGTTCGTAAGAATCAGAATAGATGGAGATGTTTATAACATCCTTGAGCTACCGGAAATAGATAAAAATAAGAAACATAATATTGAAATTGTCGTTGATCGTCTTGTTGTCAAAAATTTCAAAAAAACTTATCAAAAACTTTCTACCGGAGAAAAAATAGAAACGCCAAATCCTGAAAGATCAAGATTGGCTGACTCTATCGAAACCACACTTAAGTTCGGAGAAGGTACTATGCTAGTCCAAGATAATGATACAAAAGAAGAATGGTTATTCTCAGAAAATTTTGCATGTCCAAATCATGCTGAAGTTTCACTCCCTGAAATAGCACCTAGGAATTTCTCTTTTAATTCCCCACATGGGGCATGTGAAACTTGCCATGGACTTGGGACAAAACTTGAAATAGATCCACTACTTGTTATTCCAAATACAAAACTGACACTTGCAGAGGGTGCGATCCAGCCATGGGCCGCAACAACATCTCACCTAACTTGGTATAATAGAATTCTTGCGGCCGTCGCGGCCAAAAAAGGATTTTCTATAAATTCCCCTATAAATAAATTAAATGATGAGCAAATTGAATTGGTTTTAAATGGAACCGGAGATGAGGAATACAAGGTCAGCGTAGAACAATCTATCAATTCTTCCGTAGGACAATATAAGACAAAATACGAAGGGGTTATTCCTAATCTTGAAAGAAGATATCGTGAAACTGATTCTGATTATGTTAGAAGGAAGCTGGAAGAATACATGAGAATACTTCCGTGCCCATCATGCAAAGGTAAAAGGCTCAAAGCTGAAATACTTTCTATAACAGTAGAAAATAACTCCATTATAGATTTCACTGAGTTATCAGTTGATGCTTCAAGGGAGTTTTTCAAAAAAATGAAGTTAACTACTAGTGAAAAAATCATCGCTGATCCAATTGTAAAAGAAGTTCTCGATAGGCTTTCTTTTCTTGAGAATGTCGGATTATCTTATTTAACTTTAAATCGTACTGCCAACACCTTATCCGGAGGCGAGGCTCAACGTATCAGGCTCGCAACTCAAATCGGATCCAGATTGCAAGGAGTCCTATATGTTCTTGATGAGCCATCAATTGGGCTTCATCAAAATGATAATGAAAAATTAATAAAAACTTTGGTAGGACTCCGTGATATCGGGAACACTGTAATCGTCGTTGAGCATGACATAGATACTATGCTTAGTGCTGATTATCTACTCGACATCGGGCCGGGCGCCGGAAAGCATGGCGGAGAAGTTGTTGCCGCAGGCACCCCTGCAGAAGTTATGAAAAATAAAAACTCAGTTACCGGAGAGTACCTTTCGGGTAAAAAAGAAATTCCTATCCCGAAAAAAAGACGAAAAGGAAATGGACACTTTTTAGAAATTTTGGGGGCACGTGAAAATAATCTAAATAACGTAAACGTAAGATTACCGCTTGGAACATTTATAGGTATATCCGGAGTTTCCGGATCCGGTAAGTCTTCACTTATAAACGGGATTTTAGTTAAATCATTATCGTCTAAATTAAATGGAGCAAAAACAACTTCCGGTGACCATGATGAAATAAAAGGTGTTGAACATTTGGACAAAATTATCAATATTGATCAATCTCCTATTGGACGGACTCCTCGTTCAAACCCTGCAACCTATACAAGTATATTCTCTGACATTAGAGAACTATTCACAAGTATGCCGGAGTCAAAACTTAGAGGTTATAAATCAGGAAGGTTTAGTTTCAATGTAAAGGGTGGTCGTTGTGAGTCATGTGAAGGAGATGGAGTCAAAAAAATTGAGATGCATTTCTTACCGGATGTGTATGTCCCATGTGAAGTATGTCGTGGTAAACGTTACAATGATCAAACCCTTGAAGTTACATATCGTGGGAGAAATATCGCGGAAGTACTCGACATGACTGTTGATGAAGCACTTGAGTTTTTTGCAGCGATTCCAGCCGTCAAGAAAAAACTTACAACCCTTTCTGAAGTGGGACTCGGATATATTCATCTCGGACAACCGGCGACACAACTCTCAGGTGGTGAGGCTCAACGTATCAAGCTTGCAACGGAACTTTCCAAAAGAGCAACCGGTCAAACTTTTTACGTCCTTGATGAGCCGACAACCGGGCTTCATTTTGATGACGTTGCAAAACTACTTCAGGTCCTCGAAAGACTTGTTGAAAAAGGCAACACTGTACTCACTATCGAACACAATCTTGATGTTATAAAGTCCGTCGATTACATCGTAGACCTCGGCCCTGAAGGCGGGGCACATGGAGGTGACATTGTAGCGACCGGAACTCCTGAAGAAATAGCTGCGCAAAGCAAAACATCTCTAACCGGTAAATGGCTTAAGAAAATTGGGCTGTAA